One segment of Penaeus vannamei isolate JL-2024 chromosome 3, ASM4276789v1, whole genome shotgun sequence DNA contains the following:
- the LOC113818810 gene encoding thioredoxin domain-containing protein 16, producing the protein MKVAPLTALVAVLASLTAAERPLRAPPAPPAPPAHPSCDLRRDARWGDGACATGGADSGAGFETRETDEDNVREAGEEEEPGKREGGEGKEELGKGEEGEEEVERAKEREGARSLTEEGDFEKFINEGHVHIVYFYAKRGSEAIRRFLTEYNESAKHLLQYKVYLATVECGQYPVPGYCGQDKVGRTAHGFRDGQERIAFPLDTLFNLNAIVASALHLAMINTVPILQTAGERKDLELRCRGRCDIIFSYQRTLGTYEHRMFLETAHAYQDQYMFAITTYTAGTLGLSPTAKDQEVGHSLWVVHCADKTPGEECVVSSYRRKMVLSQLVQFLAALQLPKWHEIRLSPGSREVATPYDHTEMPWILLLHDSASRSRVMTLVPHLAQLLHGTAATLTFDLEQEGVEVLADLGLSASNIVAPALAILQPPHLRKPTATVPLLNDYDDPLEWLNDQLDDLQIQPVLSKEEQGYAPVESLAELQQDDELVQEMVPEERLLHVAALEGPEALSAALAPSPSRTLAALAFTLHWDPVSNILLQHLDSIVPQLHELGSHASLYRVNCFDWPKVCDANGISTYPVLRLHPKGANNITYDGAISGAGILKAILLCEGSTPLEVTSGEVLEELLRLSPSLHPALALPSPPAVAVGVFATLRDAAGVTQAAAILRGTHLVARHISPAATSSMCGSRAGCVVVAKPHDRYQPRRILRDHLNDPSAIANVLRYATLPVMGRLDPERYAALTQSGGAKADDLAPDQYHVILFLPAASSEFPSGGREPRDAALDAVGQVAAEVAGPDLTFSWLSMDDPTARDISRSYGLDERSRVLVAVNLHAKTVTVYPHADLAPSSLLPWLQEVRVGALEHTLTLADNAWEPSLAGIDYLRLLEEDAVREAEDNLILEMEADLSTRASADDELLDPLFAHEEL; encoded by the exons ATGAAGGTGGCGCCCTTGACCGCCCTCGTGGCAGTCCTGGCGAGCTTGACGGCGGCCGAGCGCCCTCTCcgcgcccctcccgcccctcccgcccctcccgcccatccctcctGCGACCTGAGACGCGACGCCCGCTGGGGGGACGGGGCCTGCGCAACGGGCGGCGCGGACTCCGGGGCGGGTTTCGAAACCAGGGAAACGGACGAAGACAATGTgagggaagcaggagaggaagaagaaccgggaaagagagaaggaggcgaagggaaagaggaactagggaagggagaagaaggcgaagaggaggtagagagggcgaaggaaagggagggagcgaggtcgTTGACAGAAGAGGGAGATTTTGAGAAGTTCATCAACGAAGGTCACGTCCATATTGTCTACTTTTATGCGAAAA GAGGTTCCGAGGCGATCCGAAGATTCCTGACGGAGTACAATGAGTCAGCGAAACACTTACTACAGTACAAGGTGTACCTGGCAACA GTGGAGTGCGGGCAGTACCCAGTGCCGGGTTACTGCGGGCAGGACAAGGTGGGCAGGACGGCCCACGGCTTCCGCGACGGCCAGGAGCGCATCGCCTTTCCACTCGACACGCTCTTCAATCTCAACGCCATAGTGGCCTCGGCCCTTCA CCTGGCCATGATCAACACGGTGCCCATCTTGCAAAcggcaggagagaggaaggacctCGAGCTGCGGTGTCGTGGCCGCTGCGACATCATCTTCTCATACCAGCGAACCCTCGGCACTTACG AGCACCGAATGTTCCTGGAAACGGCGCACGCTTACCAAGACCAGTACATGTTCGCTATCACGACTTACACAGCGGGGACTCTTGGGCTCTCTCCGACTGCGAAGGACCAAG AAGTCGGACACAGCCTGTGGGTGGTGCACTGCGCGGACAAGACGCCGGGGGAGGAGTGTGTGGTCAGCAGTTACCGCCGAAAGATGGTTCTCTCACAGCTGGTGCAATTCCTGGCGGCCCTTCAGCTGCCCAAGTGG CACGAGATCAGGTTGTCGCCCGGGTCAAGGGAGGTCGCCACTCCCTACGACCACACAGAGATGCCCTGGATCCTCCTCCTGCACGACTCCGCCTCCCGCAGTCGTGTCATGACCCTCGTGCCCCACTTGGCACAGCTCCTGCATGGCACCGCTGCGACGCTCACCTTTGACCT GGAACAGGAAGGCGTAGAAGTCCTGGCCGATCTTGGGCTCTCTGCGTCGAACATCGTTGCTCCTGCGCTGGCCATCCTGCAGCCGCCGCACCTCAGGAAACCAACG gcgaCGGTCCCGCTGCTGAACGACTACGACGACCCTCTTGAGTGGCTAAACGACCAGCTGGACGACCTGCAGATCCAGCCCGTACTAAGCAAGGAGGAGCAGGGTTACGCGCCTGTCGAGTCCCtgg CAGAGTTGCAACAGGACGACGAACTGGTGCAAGAAATGGTGCCTGAGGAGAGGCTGTTGCACGTGGCAGCCCTCGAAGGCCCCGAGGCTCTCAGCGCtgccctcgctccctcgccctcgcGCACGCTCGCGGCCCTGGCCTTCACGCTACACT GGGACCCCGTGAGCAACATTCTCCTGCAACACCTGGACAGCATCGTCCCCCAACTCCACGAGCTGGGAAGCCACGCCTCCCTCTACCGCGTCAACTGCTTCGACTGGCCCAAGGTGTGCGACGCCAACGGGATCTCGACGTATCCTGTGCTGCGCCTGCATCCGAAGGGCGCCAACAACATCACCTACGACGGGGCCATCAGCGGGGCCGGCATCCTGAAGGCGATCCTGCT CTGCGAAGGATCTACGCCCTTGGAAGTGACATCAGGAGAGGTGTTGGAGGAACTGCTTCGTCTCTCGCCCTCCTTGCATcctgccctcgccctcccctcgcctcctgccGTGGCCGTGGGAGTTTTTGCGACTCTCAGAG ATGCGGCCGGAGTGACGCAGGCGGCAGCGATATTGCGAGGAACCCACTTGGTAGCACGCCACATTTCTCCTGCCGCCACATCTTCAAT GTGTGGGAGTCGCGCCGGGTGCGTGGTCGTGGCCAAGCCCCATGACCGCTACCAGCCGCGACGGATCCTGCGCGACCACCTGAACGACCCGTCCGCAATCGCCAATGTCCTGCGATATGCAACCTTACCCGTTATG GGACGACTTGACCCAGAGCGCTACGCCGCCCTGACCCAGTCCGGGGGCGCCAAGGCCGATGACCTGGCTCCCGACCAGTACCACGTGATCCTGTTCTTGCCGGCCGCGTCCTCAGAGTTCCCGTCGGGCGGCCGGGAGCCGAGGGACGCCGCTCTGGACGCCGTGGGCCAGGTGGCGGCCGAGGTCGCGGGCCCCGACCTCACCTTTTCCTGGCTCTCTAT GGACGACCCGACCGCCAGGGACATCTCGCGGTCCTACGGCCTAGACGAGCGCAGCCGCGTCCTGGTCGCCGTGAACCTCCACGCCAAGACGGTCACCGTGTACCCTCACGCCGACCTGGCCCCTTCGTCTCTCCTGCCGTGGCTGCAGGAGGTCAGGGTGGGCGCCTTGGAGCACACCC TGACGCTGGCCGACAACGCCTGGGAGCCCAGTCTGGCAGGAATCGACTACCTGCGGCTGTTGGAGGAGGACGCGGTGCGCGAGGCCGAGGACAACCTTATCCTCGAGATGGAGGCCGACCTCAGCACTCGAGCCTCTGCGg ACGACGAGCTCCTGGACCCGCTGTTCGCCCACGAGGAACTGTGA